The Fragaria vesca subsp. vesca linkage group LG2, FraVesHawaii_1.0, whole genome shotgun sequence genome includes a window with the following:
- the LOC101305722 gene encoding uncharacterized protein LOC101305722 translates to MELDRISSLPNDVTEKILSGLPLKEAVRTSVLSRKWRYKSEKLQDLVFDDQCVSTRSHLIATCSFVNIVDHVLLLHTGPIHKFKLSRIDELATRDMDRWIFHLSRNPVIKELILDNWRGNPYNIPSCLFSCQDIVYLELYRCLLNSHPSTCKGFRSLKTLSFQRVTMAQDVFENLIGCSPLLERLTLFDCDGFTNLKIDAPKRSFIYIERDASFEEFNLVDSSNLANASVGTRIVGYPFMIKTQGYMLHVVVWKEKTIALSTVNEVDEKEKEPEVLEDSLDEIAYLTKQFDKLLRKRRSFPVGRYPSRGSASRNPKPSDTTGDRTPKPKTFQKSDKCYECGGVGHRSVECPSRKNKSHKAFKVSWSDSNSEQFSDHDDENIALVASIELDEFFEDDDCDISMHNKCSRLVSASKSIKFPTAEVGLPQECESADMITTPEMEGKFFRAIRKLEPQLEQILDQHRPHCLVADLFFPWATDVAAKFGIPRLYFHATGLFSMCAAISVVIHKPHKRVLSETESFVIPGLSDEVKMTRNQIADAFKLDDEAEASKFWITAIECEKRSYGAIFNTFYELEPDYADHYKKVYGMKTWHIGPVSLADKEAEDMATAEQHQCLKWLDSKTPNSVVYVCFGSQTIFADSQLLEIAAGLEASRQDFIWVVKKERKEIEEWLPEGFEKRMQGKGLIIRDWAPQVLILQRKAVGAFLSHCGWNSILEAVSAGIPMITWPVSADNFFIEKLVTQILHVGVGLGVEKWVSFVDESLKREASVKREAIEKAVTRITEGNEAKDIRDRVKALKEMASRAVDEGGSSLSDLNALIEELRTLNRS, encoded by the exons ATGGAGTTGGATAGAATTAGCAGTTTACCGAACGATGTTACAGAGAAGATTTTGTCAGGTTTGCCACTTAAGGAGGCAGTAAGGACAAGTGTTTTATCCAGAAAGTGGAGGTACAAATCGGAAAAGCTTCAAGATCTAGTGTTTGATGATCAGTGTGTCTCCACTCGAAGTCATCTAATTGCAACCTGCAGCTTTGTGAATATAGTTGATCATGTACTCTTACTTCACACTGGCCCCATACACAAGTTCAAGCTTTCTCGCATAGATGAGCTAGCCACTAGAGACATGGATCGATGGATTTTTCATCTATCTAGAAACCCTGTCATCAAAGAATTGATACTAGATAATTGGAGAGGGAATCCCTACAACATTCCATCATGTTTGTTTTCTTGTCAAGATATTGTTTATTTGGAATTATACAGGTGTTTGCTTAACTCTCATCCGTCCACATGCAAAGGCTTCAGGAGTTTGAAGACCCTTTCTTTTCAGAGGGTTACTATGGCCCAAGATGTGTTTGAGAACTTGATTGGTTGCAGTCCTCTACTTGAGAGATTGACCTTGTTTGACTGTGATGGTTTTACCAATCTCAAGATTGATGCACCGAAACGCAGTTTTATTTACATAGAAAGGGATGCTTCCTTTGAAGAATTTAACCTTGTGGATTCCTCAAATCTTGCGAATGCTTCTGTTGGTACAAGAATTGTTGGCTATCCCTTTATGATCAAAACACAAGGATACATGCTACATGTTGTAGTCTG GAAGGAAAAGACCATAGCATTATCCACTGTCAATGAGGTAGATGAGAAAGAAAAGGAACCGGAGGTTCTTGAGGATAGTTTGGATGAGATTGCCTACCTAACTAAACAGTTTGATAAGTTGCTTAGGAAGAGAAGGTCTTTCCCTGTTGGTCGTTATCCCTCCCGAGGATCAGCTTCTAGGAATCCTAAACCTAGTGATACCACAGGCGATAGGACTCCCAAGCCTAAAACCTTTCAGAAAAGTGATAAGTGCTATGAGTGTGGTGGTGTCGGACATAGATCTGTTGAATGTCCAAGTAGGAAGAATAAATCCCACAAAGCTTTTAAGGTGTCTTGGAGTGATAGTAATTCCGAGCAATTCTCCGATCATGATGATGAGAATATAGCTCTTGTTGCCTCTATTGAGTTAGATGAGTTCTTTGAGGATGATGACTGTGATATCTCCATGCACAATAAGTGTTCTAGGTTAGTGTCTGCCTCTAAGTCCATCAAGTTCCCAACTGCTGAAGTTGGGTTGCCTCAGGAATGCGAGAGCGCTGATATGATCACAACACCAGAGATGGAAGGGAAATTCTTCAGAGCCATCCGTAAGCTTGAACCACAGCTCGAGCAGATACTGGACCAACATCGACCTCATTGCCTTGTTGCTGATTTGTTCTTTCCTTGGGCTACAGATGTTGCTGCCAAGTTTGGAATTCCAAGGCTATATTTTCATGCAACCGGATTGTTCTCTATGTGTGCTGCGATAAGTGTGGTAATACATAAACCTCACAAGCGAGTGTTATCTGAAACAGAATCTTTTGTCATTCCTGGTCTTTCAGATGAGGTCAAGATGACAAGAAACCAAATTGCCGATGCTTTTAAGCTAGATGATGAAGCAGAAGCGAGCAAGTTCTGGATAACTGCCATAGAGTGTGAGAAAAGGAGCTATGGGGCCATTTTTAACACCTTCTATGAACTTGAACCAGATTATGCTGATCATTACAAGAAAGTGTATGGGATGAAGACATGGCATATTGGCCCGGTTTCCTTAGCCGACAAGGAAGCAGAAGATATGGCCACTGCCGAGCAACACCAATGCTTGAAGTGGCTTGATTCTAAGACACCCAATTCGGTTGTATATGTATGTTTTGGAAGCCAGACCATCTTTGCAGATAGTCAACTCCTAGAAATTGCAGCAGGCCTTGAGGCTTCTAGACAAGACTTCATTTGGGTTGTGAAGAAAGAAAGGAAAGAGATAGAAGAGTGGTTGCCTGAAGGATTTGAAAAGAGAATGCAAGGTAAGGGACTGATTATAAGAGATTGGGCTCCTCAAGTGCTGATCCTACAGCGTAAAGCAGTTGGAGCTTTTCTCTCTCATTGTGGGTGGAACTCAATCCTTGAAGCAGTCTCTGCTGGGATACCGATGATCACATGGCCGGTGTCTGCTGATAACTTTTTCATTGAGAAGTTGGTGACGCAAATACTTCATGTTGGGGTTGGTCTTGGTGTTGAAAAATGGGTTTCATTTGT
- the LOC101306009 gene encoding cysteine-rich receptor-like protein kinase 10-like — translation MVLIMSLCIYWRARKTERPLIEDDMRSADALQFDFGSIRDATNNFSEENKLGRGGFGAVYRGRLFNGEDVAVKRLSKDSAQGELEFKNEVLLVAKLQHRNLVRLLGFCQEGSERLLVYELVPNSSLDHFIFDPVKRAHLDWDSRYKIIVGIGRGLLYLHEDSRLRIIHRDLKVSNILLDAELNPKIADFGMARLFLLDQTQGETNRIVGTYGYMAPEYVMRGQFSIKSDVYSFGVLVLEIVSGQKNSSFRHEGNVEDLLSYAWRSWRGGSAASNLIDHTLMTGSRTEIMKCIHIGLLCVQQNIDDRPTMASVIHMITGNSLALPVPSQPSFLMIGSSKAGIMGSNHSSSNSVPKSANEASITELSCR, via the exons ATGGTACTCATCATGTCACTTTGCATCTATTGGAGAGCAAGGAAGACAGAGCGTCCACTCATTGAAG ATGACATGAGAAGTGCTGATGCCTTGCAATTCGACTTTGGCTCCATTAGAGATGCAACTAATAACTTCTCTGAAGAAAATAAGCTTGGACGGGGAGGGTTTGGTGCTGTTTACAGG GGGAGGCTTTTCAATGGAGAAGATGTAGCTGTGAAAAGGCTTTCGAAGGATTCTGCGCAAGGAGAACTAGAATTCAAAAATGAGGTCTTGTTGGTGGCCAAGTTGCAACACCGAAATTTGGTTAGACTCCTTGGTTTCTGCCAGGAAGGAAGTGAAAGACTTCTTGTTTACGAATTGGTCCCAAACTCAAGTCTCGACCATTTCATATTTG ATCCAGTCAAGCGTGCACATTTGGATTGGGATAGTCGCTACAAAATCATAGTTGGCATTGGGCGAGGGCTGCTTTACCTTCATGAAGATTCTCGTCTGAGAATTATCCATCGTGACCTCAAAGTTAGCAACATTTTGTTAGATGCAGAACTGAACCCCAAAATTGCAGATTTTGGAATGGCAAGGTTGTTCCTGCTTGATCAAACACAAGGTGAAACAAATCGAATTGTAGGAACCTA CGGATATATGGCTCCAGAGTATGTTATGCGTGGACAGTTTTCTATCAAGTCCGATGTCTATAGCTTCGGTGTGTTAGTTCTGGAGATAGTGAGTGGACAAAAGAACAGTTCTTTCCGTCATGAAGGGAATGTGGAGGATCTTCTAAGCTAT GCCTGGAGAAGCTGGAGGGGAGGGTCAGCAGCTTCAAATCTAATAGATCACACCTTGATGACTGGTTCAAGAACTGAGATAATGAAATGCATCCATATTGGATTGCTCTGTGTACAACAAAATATAGATGATAGGCCAACCATGGCTTCGGTCATTCACATGATTACCGGTAACTCCCTCGCTCTTCCGGTACCCTCACAACCTTCATTTCTTATGATTGGATCCAGCAAAGCAGGGATCATGGGGTCAAATCATTCTAGTAGCAACTCTGTTCCAAAATCAGCAAATGAGGCCTCGATTACAGAACTATCATGTCGCTAG
- the LOC101306301 gene encoding wall-associated receptor kinase-like 14-like, giving the protein MAVKENLLIAILVLPVLMFTTQASINCNQSCPSFLGHDLIQYPFGFSAGCEIHLNCTKAGVFIGEFPVQAIDSDSIRVSFRSRCDRPIHTFHQFYSVHYAPTSRNAVLLRNCTDDQVSSSCVIPSINVEARFQAPEDCSRNASLSCYAESARNATFLVYETMEKRECKYLLSSISGQILNDTRVPSVTLDVEVMELTWWLEGICQCHKHARCISVLTPNSSDGYRCNCDEGFIGDGFLSGSGCRNG; this is encoded by the coding sequence ATGGCAGTTAAAGAGAATCTACTGATCGCAATCCTGGTTCTTCCGGTACTTATGTTCACAACCCAAGCCTCTATTAACTGCAATCAGTCATGCCCTAGCTTCTTAGGCCATGACCTGATCCAATATCCATTTGGATTCTCAGCCGGCTGTGAAATCCACCTCAACTGCACCAAAGCCGGGGTATTCATCGGCGAGTTCCCAGTCCAGGCTATCGACTCTGATTCCATAAGAGTCAGCTTCAGAAGCAGATGTGATCGACCCATCCACACCTTCCACCAATTCTACAGCGTCCACTACGCCCCAACGTCCCGAAACGCAGTTCTGTTACGAAACTGCACAGATGATCAGGTATCATCAAGTTGCGTTATACCCAGTATAAACGTGGAGGCTCGATTTCAGGCCCCGGAGGACTGTAGTCGGAATGCTAGTCTCAGTTGTTATGCAGAGAGCGCAAGGAACGCTACGTTTTTGGTTTACGAGACCATGGAGAAGAGGGAGTGTAAGTACTTGTTGTCATCTATAAGTGGCCAGATTTTGAATGACACACGAGTGCCGTCGGTGACGTTGGATGTTGAAGTGATGGAGCTAACTTGGTGGCTGGAAGGAATCTGCCAATGCCATAAGCATGCAAGGTGTATTTCAGTGCTGACACCGAATTCGAGTGATGGATACAGGTGCAACTGCGACGAAGGCTTCATCGGGGATGGTTTTTTGTCTGGGTCTGGGTGCCGAAACGGTTAG
- the LOC101306594 gene encoding F-box/FBD/LRR-repeat protein At1g13570-like translates to MKCPDCPQDIAEFIQNPQVNKSIENAIELLQQKEEDGQVEETCVSKTTGSHTTIVNIVDHVLLAHIDPVEKFLPSYRFDKLSSRDIDRWVLHLSRNSVKQIMLDNRKAPLYKLPSCFFSCQDMTRLDLCHCMLIPPPTFQGFKSLKQLDIDDVTMAQDVFEQLIVCCPLLKALTCISCDGFSHIKINAPKLHFLHVGGPFEDINLENTVNLVEVIIITGTTNHKPSVGSSCNLVKFVDQLPHVKRLTIGFDFLEYLAVNIGDLPRELPTSCLHLNFLSIDIYFDKEETLTVLCLLRSCPALQELRIRALQAVYHAEVAEDNSWLDHDNHNCSFTQLRIVHMTEVSGVKAELDFIRYLLLNSPVLEIFTVKPASTDVSRDMVKKLLRFGRASVHSEIIYLDP, encoded by the exons ATGAAGTGCCCAGATTGTCCACAGGACATAGCTGAATTTATTCAAAATCCACAG GTTAATAAGAGTATTGAGAATGCCATAGAATTACTCCAGCAGAAAGAGGAAGATGGACAAGTGGAAGAAAC ATGTGTCTCGAAGACTACTGGAAGCCATACAACCATTGTCAACATTGTTGATCATGTACTTTTAGCTCACATTGACCCCGTAGAGAAATTCCTGCCTTCTTACAGATTTGATAAACTCTCCAGTAGAGACATCGATCGATGGGTTCTTCATCTGTCAAGAAATTCTGTCAAACAGATCATGCTCGACAATCGGAAAGCGCCTCTCTATAAGCTGCCATCATGTTTTTTCTCTTGTCAAGATATGACTCGTTTAGATTTATGTCATTGTATGCTAATACCACCACCAACATTTCAAGGATTCAAGAGTTTGAAGCAACTTGATATTGACGATGTTACCATGGCCCAAGATGTGTTTGAACAATTGATAGTTTGTTGCCCTCTGCTTAAGGCATTGACTTGTATAAGCTGTGACGGCTTCAGCCATATAAAGATTAATGCACCAAAACTCCATTTCCTTCATGTTGGAGGTCCTTTTGAGGATATTAATCTTGAGAATACTGTCAACCTTGTTGAAGTCATCATAATTACGGGCACCACTAATCACAAACCATCGGTGGGCAGTTCTTGCAATTTGGTCAAGTTTGTTGATCAGCTGCCTCACGTTAAAAGGCTCACAATAGGTTTCGACTTTTTGGAG TACTTGGCTGTTAACATTGGTGACTTGCCCCGAGAGCTTCCTACATCATGTCTGCATCTGAACTTTCTTTCTATAGACATATACTTTGATAAGGAGGAAACTTTAACTGTTCTATGCCTTCTGAGAAGCTGCCCTGCTCTACAAGAACTAAGGATTCGG GCGCTCCAGGCAGTGTATCATGCTGAGGTTGCAGAAGATAATTCTTGGCTGGATCATGACAATCACAATTGCTCATTCACCCAACTGAGAATTGTACATATGACAGAAGTCTCTGGTGTGAAAGCCGAACTAGATTTCATCAGATATCTGCTTTTAAATTCACCTGTGCTTGAGATATTCACTGTAAAGCCTGCTTCTACCGATGTTTCTAGGGATATGGTAAAGAAGCTGCTACGGTTTGGGCGCGCCTCGGTGCATTCAGAGATAATCTACTTGGACCCATGA
- the LOC101306882 gene encoding F-box/FBD/LRR-repeat protein At1g13570-like — protein MGFFSLHQQPEQRKPSKSHSQKQAELDRISNLPSDVIEIILEHLPIKEAVRTSVLSTKWRYKSAMLQSLKFDEQCVSTQNPITFVNIVDQVLLLHVGPIRKFKLSHRDLLAPADIDRWILYLSRSSIKHLILEIGIDQRYKLPSCLFSCEDIICLCLRNCMLKPPSTFSGFKSLKRLTVERVTLTQHVFESFILGCPMLKGLILRNCNGFRHLNIDAPILKFLVIEGDFEDVNLRNTLNLEYVYISLEFNVRERRVVGISSNLLKFVVHLPHVRCLEITSYSLKCLAVGATAMPGKLPEPLIYLKHLSMSVSFTDLKEITTALCLIRSSPALQELEIFVHRDNQNVQGEVNSWLEHLEDNLDYQFTQLRRTEITCISSTNKAELALIKFLLLSSPVLERMTLQPATGDGSLEMLKKVVRFRRASMQAEIIFLDP, from the exons ATGGGGTTCTTCTCTTTACATCAACAACCG GAGCAAAGAAAACCATCCAAGTCTCATTCACAAAAACAGGCGGAGTTGGACAGAATTAGCAACTTACCAAGTGATGTTATAGAAATTATTTTGGAACATCTTCCGATCAAGGAGGCAGTGAGGACAAGTGTTTTATCGACCAAGTGGAGGTATAAATCGGCCATGCTTCAAAGTCTCAAGTTTGATGAGCAGTGTGTATCAACTCAAAATCCTATCACCTTTGTTAACATTGTTGACCAAGTACTCTTACTTCATGTTGGCCCCATACGCAAGTTCAAGCTTTCTCATCGAGATCTTCTAGCCCCTGCTGATATTGATAGGTGGATCCTTTATCTATCAAGAAGCTCTATCAAACATTTGATACTTGAAATCGGGATTGATCAGCGCTACAAATTGCCTTCATGTTTGTTTTCTTGTGAAGACATAATCTGTTTGTGCCTGCGTAATTGTATGCTAAAACCTCCTTCAACTTTCAGTGGCTTCAAGAGCTTGAAGCGTCTTACCGTTGAGCGGGTTACATTGACCCAACATGTGTTTGAAAGTTTCATACTTGGGTGTCCTATGCTTAAGGGATTGATTTTGAGAAACTGCAATGGTTTCAGACATCTCAATATTGATGCACCAATTCTCAAATTCCTTGTCATTGAGGGTGATTTTGAGGATGTTAATCTTCGGAATACTCTGAATCTTGAATATGTTTACATTTCTTTGGAATTCAATGTCAGGGAAAGGCGTGTTGTTGGAATTTCAAGCAATTTGCTCAAGTTTGTAGTTCACCTACCTCATGTTCGATGTCTTGAAATCACGAGTTACTCTTTAAAG TGTTTGGCTGTTGGTGCCACTGCCATGCCAGGAAAGTTGCCAGAACCATTAATATATCTAAAACATCTTTCTATGAGTGTAAGCTTCACTGATTTGAAGGAGATTACAACAGCTCTATGCCTCATAAGAAGCTCCCCAGCTCTACAGGAGCTAGAGATATTT GTCCACCGTGACAATCAGAATGTTCAGGGTGAAGTGAACTCATGGTTAGAGCATTTAGAAGACAACTTGGATTATCAATTCACCCAACTTCGACGTACAGAAATAACTTGCATCTCTAGTACCAATAAAGCTGAACTAGCTTTGATCAAATTTCTGCTGTTAAGTTCACCTGTGCTTGAGCGGATGACTCTTCAGCCCGCTACTGGCGATGGTTCCTTAGAAATGTTGAAAAAGGTTGTCCGGTTTAGGCGTGCGTCAATGCAAGCTGAGATAATCTTCTTGGACCCATGA
- the LOC101305319 gene encoding F-box/FBD/LRR-repeat protein At1g13570-like — MEQTEPPKSRSKGEMELDRISNLPNDVIDKILSCLTLKEAVRTSVLSSMWKDKWAMLSGLVFDGKCFSTDNCETFVNIVYHVLLSHIGPIEKFVLSNTHRIPSRDIDRWILHLSRNCIKVFELHWARYKMPLCFYSYQDMIELKLSWCLLKPPRTFNGFRTLKRVSFKFVTLARDVLENLILSSPLLESLEIIKCAACTHLKIDAPNLRFLYFSGYLKGISLQNTLNLAVVHFNLSNRYYRQDRVSSSNLADFFMDLPHIQRLTIDGFSVQFLDVGDLPGRLLKPCLDLNFLSLLVYFHDPAQILTTLYLLRSSPALEVLHVEAHGDDEFSEDEFGADEEDSWLDDLDDDRNCSFPKLRLVQITHFSGCTAELDFIKLLLLKSPVLETITIQAVSAYGSSEVFKKLLQLRRTSSAEIIYLDP; from the exons ATG GAGCAAACAGAACCACCCAAGTCTCGTTCGAAAGGGGAGATGGAATTGGACAGAATCAGCAACTTACCAAATGATGTTATAGATAAAATTCTGTCATGTTTGACACTAAAGGAGGCAGTGAGGACAAGTGTTTTATCGAGCATGTGGAAAGACAAATGGGCTATGCTTTCGGGTCTCGTATTTGATGGAAAGTGTTTCTCGACGGATAATTGTGAAACCTTTGTTAACATTGTCTATCATGTACTCTTAAGTCACATTGGCCCCATAGAGAAGTTTGTGCTTTCTAACACACATCGTATACCTTCTAGAGATATTGATAGATGGATTCTTCATCTATCAAGAAACTGTATTAAAGTTTTCGAACTTCATTGGGCTAGATACAAGATGCCATTATGTTTCTATTCTTATCAAGATATGATTGAGCTGAAGTTATCTTGGTGCTTGCTGAAACCTCCAAGGACATTCAACGGTTTCAGAACTTTGAAGAGAGTTTCTTTTAAGTTTGTTACCTTGGCCCGGGATGTGTTGGAGAATCTGATTCTTTCCTCTCCTCTGCTGGAGAGTTTGGAAATTATTAAATGTGCTGCCTGTACCCATCTCAAGATTGATGCACCAAATCTTCGATTCCTTTATTTCTCTGGTTACTTGAAAGGTATTAGTCTCCAGAATACCTTAAATCTTGCTGTTGTTCACTTTAATTTGTCGAACAGGTATTACAGACAAGATCGTGTCAGTTCTTCCAATTTGGCAGACTTTTTCATGGACCTGCCTCATATTCAGAGGCTCACAATTGATGGTTTTTCTGTACAG TTTTTGGATGTTGGTGACTTGCCTGGAAGACTCCTCAAACCATGTCTAGATCTAAATTTTCTCTCTCTCCTTGTGTACTTTCATGATCCTGCGCAGATTTTAACTACTCTATATCTTCTGAGAAGCTCCCCTGCTCTGGAAGTACTACATGTTGAG GCACATGGTGATGATGAATTCAGTGAAGATGAATTCGGTGCTGATGAAGAAGACTCTTGGTTGGATGACCTAGATGACGACAGAAATTGCTCATTCCCCAAACTGCGACTTGTTCAAATAACTCACTTTTCTGGTTGCACAGCTGAACTAGATTTCATCAAATTGTTGCTTCTAAAGTCACCTGTGCTTGAGACGATAACTATTCAGGCTGTTTCTGCCTATGGTTCCTCAGAAGTTTTTAAGAAGTTGCTCCAGTTAAGGCGTACCTCAAGTGCAGAGATTATATACTTAGATCCCTGA